From the Oryzias melastigma strain HK-1 linkage group LG13, ASM292280v2, whole genome shotgun sequence genome, the window CAGAGGAAAGGTACCCACATTTAGGGAGTATTTACATGTGTTTTAAATCACAAGCTGTAGCTTTATTCGTTGATCTTTCTTTCACATTCTTTTCTCCTGATAagttattgttgtttatttattgacaatttttaaaaatacattcccagtagtgttttaattaagattatgacgtttttcctgacctaaatgtctttaaaacgctattttttatgatgatctgaagcctctgtttacAAAATCctctctgagggggcgtggctgttaatgctgagctgagtagctccgcccctcatCCCCAATGTCTGAtaatgatagctctgtgtcttactagcgtaaatcttcaccgctgctacacaaaaatgtgatttaaaaggagaaatactcggaaatgcaaaaacaaaatgatttcttattacatttgttctctttcataggAAAAAttccacacatacatgttaaaagctcattggagagggactttagaCACGTGTTGATCATTTCTTAATTTTGTCAATGATGATACTAATATATTGACTCAAAAAATTGGGGGACATGTAGGGGTAAAACTTTTTGCTGAGGGGGCAACCAACCCCCTTGCCACCCCCTTTTGCTCCGCCCCTGATGCTAACacttattgattaaaaaatagttgtGTGGTGTCCTCAGTTTTTCCAGTGTTTTGGATAAACTCTGAAACTAAGCTTAAGACCcgatttgattatatttttaattctttgtggTGCGTTCTTTACCCAGTGAGACCCAACGACAGCTGTTTtactttatgtttaaatgtacaGAATTTACTAAAACTTTTACTAGAAGTATGTTTGGTAACAACTATGTGAACCTGTTTGTTCAATTTATCAGCTTAAGGAAACGATTCAAGGATCAAGTTCAAGTTTGTGTACTTATTTATAAATCAGGGGTGGGAAAACATTTctaaagggttctaaaatttcacagaaaagagcagatgcatgaaatgttttaataatttactttataaggggaaaaaataaatttggaggctttcattttgattaaaatcaatatattttttccttttttgttctttgtttcaaacacaaaaacaaaatgaaaataaaataagaatctaaaaatacaaatataagaattgaaaaatacaaatatacaagtaatgcaaacaatgtgcttgaaaaggagtgggtagaagaaaattattttttagaaaattttagaacatttttttaaactatggcttttgttcttattttaatcCTACTTGTACCAATTAGTTGATGTTACTtagggaaaaatgcaaatgctgcattcaggtgatgctgaaataatcagaaaaatgactgtccaactcagaaaacatgcataaaaatcaggaaacaacaaatcttccaacaccccATGATGataataactttctgcacctaaatgACAGTCAATGTATTTGTGCACCATCTATGGGGCGACACCGGAATTACAGGGAAGGTAAAACTTTAACAAGGATTATTAATATACTTTGTTCCAGTTTGGCAGGCCATAATAGTTTATATATATTCCCACCCCTCTTTTAAAGCATCACCTTTTCCTCTCATGCTCCTTGTTTCACATCTGTTACTATTcgtaaagtttattttccatAGATCCACCGTTCTgtattgatttactttttttctgtctctgtgcATCAATTTTAGTTTCCCAATCTGGTGTACGCGGCGGTGGCCTCATCTGCTCCTGTCGAAGCAAAGCTGGACTTTTCTGCATACAATCATGTAAATGATCACTAAAGTCTACAGACAAAGTTTTACAAacttgtgcatttttttgtcctctgaatcaaaattattaaaactttaagaaatctGTAGCAAGGGCTggatttcttcttctgttttaggTTGTTGGTCTGAGTCTGAAGAACACGGCTGTGGGAGGCTCTGAAAAGGTGTGAAGGTCTTCACCTGTCCTCATGCCTGTGCATTACCTCTTTACCTCTCTGACTGCAGGTTATGGTTATTTCTTGCTCTACTTGCAGTGTTGGGCTCAAGTGCAGCAGGCCTTTGCAGCTGTGGAAGCAGAGCTTATCGCTGGAAACTTCAGTCAGCTGGCTGCAGATTTTAGCTGCTGTCAGATTCCCCAAAATCTGGACGATCAGGTAAAAGAAAACGTGTTTAGCTCCACACTCCAGCAAGTGGATTAAGCAAATTGAGTATAATCCAAAATGAACCTCCATTTGTGTCAGGATATTTCTAGATCCTATTAGATTAGCTCTGTAGTGTGTTGTACCATTTCTGCAGTTAACAACATATTCTATATTCTATCTACACCAAACagttcattttgtgttgtgatattatgaggatttttttatttaaatgtcgtgcttttttttaacccaaccCTTCCTACAATAATATTTTATccaagttattatttttaaattctatcAGATTGAACTGATGCAGAACTTGGCAGGTGTTATTATGGGAGCAGTACAATACAACGAAGAGGGAGTGCTGATGTCTATCAGTGAGATATGTGACCTCATGACCAACATCAGTGGAGAACGTACAGAGATGAAACCCTACAGCCGCCTCATTAAACTCGCACAGGTATGAACGGAAAATGATGCTATTTGATGCTCTGATGACCAGATGTCACCAGTAGATGTCACTAAAGAGCCAAGAAAGAGTCTTGGGTTAGCAGCAGCAGATCGGATGTTTCTGTGCAGATTTACAGATCCTCCACTGAGGAGAAATGTCTGGACGTTTCCCATGAGAAAACCATACAAGACTTGATGGACATGTCAGTCCACAGCAGCAGGAGAGCCGAGAGACAATGGACCTACCAGACCTGCACCGAGTTTGGCTTCTgtactgcacacacacacatatacaacAACTGATACGCAAAGATACATACACTAGaatatatgcacacacacatatacacacacacagatacaaaCTGATGCACAAACACGCACACCAACAGATACACACATGCAGATACACCCCCACATAccaacatacacacacacccacacacacccctatcttgacacacacacacacacaaggagATACAACAcatacaaacatacaaaaacagatacaaacatacaaaaacacacCTAGACACACGCAAGAAAATACaaagcacacaaaaacagatacaaagatgcaaacacacacacacacatacaaaaacatCCCCACCTTCACACAAACAAGAAGatacaacacacacaaacatacaaaaacacacacacagataccaATACACACccacaaacatgtaaaaaaatactacaCACATAATAAAacccacacacaaacaaaaacagatacggagacacaaacacacacacattcaaaaacACACCCACACCTAGACACACAAGAAGatacaacacacacaaacagacacacccccacacaaacacacacacaagcagatACACAGCcactctgttttttgtgtttgcctCAAACACTTTTGTAATGTGTGCGTCTGTGTTTAGACCAGACTTGCGAGGACCCCACCTGTCCTTTCTCTGGCCTGATAAACCTGCAGGCTCAGACTAAACTGTGCACTGCAGTCTTTGgaatttcccagcattctttGCCCTCACGCATCGCCTTCACTAACAGCTACTATGGAGGAGAtgagccacacacacacagagtgcTTTACATCAATGGTGAGACTTTAATCCATTCTAACAGAACATGTAAAGACTAAAAGATAATCATCAGAATGATATGAGTTCCCTTCACTTCAGGAGGGATTGATCCGTGGAAAGAGCTGTCAGTGGTTCAGGGAGGAGGAGAGGTTCAGTCCGTGTTCATTGATGACACTGCACACTGTGCTGATATGTCAAGTAGAAGATTTGCAAAGCGGGATTCACTCAGGAAAGCTCGGCAGGTGAGTGCACCTGTCTGGTGTTAATCTGCCCAAAGCCTCAGATTAGCTTCAGTTTTGTATCAGTCAACAGGTTTGAAATAATCTTAAGGTAACCAGTCAATAATATAATATGGTCTGCAtctgtattgatttttttttaacatatcattccaaaacatgtttaacattttctctTAATTCATAATGAAACCatatttgtaacattttctgCATCTTTAAAACTCGTCTTTGACTGTTGAAAGcaaatgtcttttgtttttttttttcctctgaaaggAGATTGAGAAACAGGTTTCAGACTGGCTGAGGACAGCTTCTCTGGAGAAGATGGACTAAGGAGCAGATGGCATTAAGCCTTGATCAGCCCTTATCACTGTCCTCTGGAGCTGATAAGGAATGGATGATAATGTgacctgctctgctctgcttctCCTTCCCCTCCTTCTGCTTTCCTTATGTCTTCTAATCATTCTCCATCTGGAAAATCTATAAAAACAACGCTTTCTCCTTTTGATTCCtagattttgattttaatatttcctcactttgtatttataaatgtttattaacgattgttttatgttaaatgttGTATTAAAAAGCCTTTTGTCGTGCTGAGTTTCTGTGGTGTTTTTGTGCAGTACTTTGTGGACTTTTTCCAGATTGTTGTGAAGCTGTGACACAGCAgactgaaatcatgaaataatgGGATGCTTTTACAAAAGGCCAGTTCTCACATCATtcttgtgtgtgcgtgtgtattTGTGGGAGTGTGCATTAGTGTGTGTTTGTAAGAGGGTAttttgtgtgtgagagagagggacagagagagagaaagggtgtgtgtgtgaatgcatttgCGTGTGAGAGTGTTTGCTTTGTATgagagggtgtgtgtgtgtgaaacagtagttgtttgtgtgtgaattAGTTGTTGTTAGTATGTGAGCATTTGTTTCTGTGAAACAGTAGATCAGTGTATGTGTGCAGGTGTGTGCGTGcgagtgtgtgtgagagagtgCAGATAAATGTATGAATGCATTCGCGTTTGTCTGTAAGAGAGCATATGTGTGTGAAAGGGTAGTTGTGTACGCATGTGTGTACAaggccggccctgggcataggcaacCCAGGCAGCCGCCTAGCAAATAGCAAACACTGTCCATGTCAGTGGCTAGTGTTTCCACAGTGACgtctcctgctcctctctagactcatgatgttgttctgaggcGTTCCACTCTTCCACAAGTTCTACCTGCAGTTCTGCAGGTCACTAGGGGGTCCGATAGTCCCAGACATGCtgtatggggttcaggtcagaggtcattgctgGTCATACTGTATGAGCCACTCCCACCtcctgaagtccagctgtgaTGATTCTGGCTCCATTAGGTGGAGCATTATTCTCCATGAACAGCAAGTTGGGGGTGTTCTGTTGGAATTGGGTTATGATAACGGTTCTCTGAACCTGCAGTGACTGGGCCGTCTacaacaggggtctgcaacctttaaagctatttaaagctcatttaaaaatgctcaatatttatgctttattaacaaataatcatttattaacacactttagttttttaacattataataattgaattacaacagtgtctatatATTTCTATACATAATAgctgcattttcttttacttttgacagcagcacacactagctcctttcaaaataaaaccctctCTGTGTCACAGAAggtcttcctgctgcagcagctttacttaCATTCAAAATACAAGAAAGTCAAACTAGGAATTTTGtgtgcttttttccttttaacccttccgctctccttatcttgtttacattaaaagtgaggtcatttggaccccacaagacagtgggctgaactttattttaactttgatttttgagtttcactaatgtccatggcagacataaaatcctgtccacctttgtccacagaaggaatcacatatcgatatgtggttggagtcatctggaccccaaagagagtggaaaataaatatttaaaactcaaaacatttataataacCTGaggtttttgttgaaaaaaattctaaataattttgaataattttaaaccacatttgtcAAAACTTTAACTACTTTAGTGCAATTTACTGAAATGAAAATACtttagagacttttatttgactcactataaattaaaaatacaaatttaaagaaaaaaatctacaacatttctgacaataaatcgaactttttttgcttagttagttgacatgttaaaaatctaaatagaaatgacaaaacttcaATTCTTCTATTCAATCGTtatcatttttcattaaagctaatgAGTCAGAATAAAGGGACTaaagagccacacgtggctccaaagcctcaggttgcagactcctgttctACAAGAACCAAACCAGTTTAGCTCTGACTGGTGATGTCTGTCCAGACTgttgctcctcctccaccaaccCTGATGACCATGTTGACCTTGGCGTATCGCTAACCTCACCTTCTCAATCAACACTCATGACCCTCATTTCTGTTCAAGGTGACCCGACACTCTTCAGTGAACAGGATGGCAGACCATTGCTGCATTGTCCAGATCAAATGGTCTCAGTGTCAGGACGTCCCCCTGTGTGGATCAGTTGTCAATGTGTTTGAATTCTGCTGCAGATGCAGGGtctgattctgattggcttATCAGAGGAGTAATGTGAGTTGCAGTGGTGTATCTGCAACTGGGTGCAGAAAGGCATTAGTGAGGGCTCAGAATCTCAGTCTTTGCTCACTAATActtaaaaaagatacaaaaaatacattaatttagtATATTGCACAAcaatactttattctttttagttctttggtttatcactttttcacaaaaagtacATTGTTTGATACGTGATGTGGCTTGTTGTCATGGTAGAATGGCAATTCGCCACTAAACCAGTTAACCCGACAACCTAAACTGCAGCAACAAATTGTTGCACATTTGAAAAGAAGACccagaaaaatgtgattttttttcattttttctgaagtttagcCTTTAGTGAGCAAttagaacacaaacacagcacaATCAGCTCCcatctctgttttattttacgGGAGATTAGGTAGTCTCTGCTCTTCTGACCTGCTCAAAAAATGGAATACACCGACCTCGAACACAATTCATGCAGCGGAGACGGccaatttcaatgttaagtcaatgagTAGGCTATGGTAGGGTAAGGTAGGGTAGGGTATTGTGTGGTGTGGTATGGTTTGGTATGGTATGCTATGGTACAAAATAGTGTTAtgattgttcttattttttggtGACTTCTTTTTCTACAGGTGTGTAATCTCTAGTTGTTCCTTTATATCGAATTTACAGGTTGAACCAACTTCAAACTCATCTTGTAGGCACTTGCAGGTAGTTGGTTTGGTATGGTAAAAGTAGAGTTAtgattgttctttttatttggtgacttatttttttacagttgtgTAAACCGtattcttgttttattatttcaaacttaaATGAAACCAACAACAAACTTATCTCATAGATATTTGAAGGTACTTGGTATGGTACTGTATGCTATGGTATATAGTAGTgttatgattgtttttattgttcggTCACTTCTTTTTCTGTAAGTGTGTAATCTTTCtagtagtttcttttttttcagtcatgggACTCTTCTGGTCCGTCACAAAATCccagacaactcaagacgcttgtattAACCCTTGCACGTGAGGATTTTcactggggactccggcttcttaccaccatccaaaaacatgcttcataggttcattggtgactctaaattgcccctaggtgtgaaagtgagtgtgaattgatgtgtgattgaggccctgcgaccgactggcaacctgtccagggtgtaccctgtcTTCACCCATCAGTACCCGGGTtacacctggttcacactggacatggaAGCGGAGTGCGCACAGCGTTCGCTCTCTcctgcagttcacaccagaAGCGCATTTTTCCGCGACAGTCAACAGGCGcctctgctagagcttttttttgttttgccatcatgggtaagttaataacctaaaaatagtACTCTGTGTTTATGCTAAGAAGAACTGCTCTCTTCCTCTCTATTGTTTTTAACACCCAAAACCCAGCCCCACGCCCTGCTCCGGAGTCAGCCCACTACGCTGATCTCTGTGTGCGCGATTGTGTGTGTACATTCATGTTTATGTGTGAGAGTGTATTTGTATGTGCGTGAAACAGtagttctgtgtgtgtgtgtatttgtgagaGAGTAAAGTagatgtatgtgtgtgtgtgagtgtttgtgtgtgtcaaacagtgttagtgtgtgtgtaagaaagtatttatgtgtgtttccttgtgtgtgtgtgtgggtgcacTTATGCATGCGTTTACATGCGTGCACGTGTAAACACACATATGTGTGAACCCCTCAACAGGGGGGTCAAAAGCAGAAGGTCGTGACCCCCCTGACCCTGTGGGAGTAAAGATCATCAATCAGCCACAGGCTGGACAGACCTGCAGGAGGGGGGGGGACACTGATCTGAACATGTTATGAACATGCTTCTGCCTATTTCTTCACGTGTTCTTCAGGACAGAGGAACGTGGAGCCTAGTAGAAACTTccttattttcacaaaaacatttttttttttgttttaggatttTACATTTAGTCATCCTGCTAACCTAAACTCCTGCTGCAGGACGTGGATAACCAGCAGAGCCAGAAGGACATTCTTCTCCCACTGCTGCCTGTTCGGTTGATCAATGAGGAACTTCTTGGAGCTCCTCTATTAATCAGAGCCTATCGGCTATCTGTCTGCCGGGCCAACCACTCACGCCCCCCGACAGCTGGGCCATGAAAAATGTGGTCTGCTGGATGAAGGGAGGTGTTGGGGGGGGCATGTGGCAGGAGAGAAGAGGGGGGAGGTAACCCCCCCACCCTATCTGTTTTGAGTCAGGTCACGGCGGCAACACTCACGCACACAGGTTTGATTCCTGACACAAACTGCGCAGACGCAGCCGGGCTGACTGCTTGGATCAGCAGATGTTCTTCACATCTGGCTGCAGGATCTTCCTTCATGACTTTCTGACATCTCTGCGGCAGAAAGCTATGATGTCGTCGGCCTGACGTCCAATAATGAAGCTCACACCGACATCAACACGCTGCTGTGGATCTTCATCACCGCTCTCATGCTGTCATTAGATTACATCTAATGCTATTAAACTGCTCCCATCTCCTCCTCATTGCTCCTCATTGCTCCTCTGACTGCATCATCATAGATTTCTTGAAGATCTTATTAGAATGTGGTGCACCCCCCCTTCCCCAACACCCCACGCTGGATTTATGAACCCTCCGACTTCTCTCTTTTAATCTGTCTCTCCTCTTTCACTTCCTTCCTGCATCTTTCCATCTATCATTCCCAGGGTTGGCGCTGGCGGAGGAGAATTAATCCCAGCATCCCATTCCTCACTCCTCTGGACAGATGAGGAGATGGAGGTGCAagatgggaggaggaggaggaggagcagagggcAGGAGCCTTCAGATTACTTTTCATAACATTTACAGCGTGCAGCTCTATAGGAGGAAAAGATGCAGATGTATTCTGGGAAGGCTCACGGCCAGAGAGCCTCAACGGCTTTATGAGACTGATCTGAggtaagggggcggggctacgaGACAGAAGAAATCAACGCCGGGGAGATGCAAAAATGACATGAACAGAAGAAATGattgaagcaaaataaatgtgatCCAAAGATATACACACAACAAAACTGAGAATgtaaatgaacacaaacaacacacacagacaatcACACCCCCACAaccacaacaacacacacacacacacacaattacaAACATCCTCAAAAACTCACAccgacaaaaacacatttacaaacaaaaatacaaacacaacacacaattgcacacataaaacacaatcactaacacaaaaacacacagtaacacaaccacacacacaaaaacagacaatcacacacaaaaatacaatgcACGCACACATAAAGCACACAGTCACGCACACAAGAAacacacaataacacaaaaacacaaaaaacaacacctATATAATGACACCTTATCACAGAAAacaaagcacacaaaaaatacaaacacaacacaagATCACacgcaaaaaatacaaacacaacacaaaatcacacacaaaaaatacaaacacaacaacacaaaatcacacacacacaagaaacACACAATAATACATGAGAAACACACacaattacacaaaaaacaccCATACAAGGACACCCTATCACAGAAACAATAACACACCAATacttacacaaacaaaaacacaaatccacacacaaaaatacaaacgcGTCACAAATCACACATAAGCACACaatcaaacacacaaataacatATTTGCAGATAAGGAACACACACATTgctacacacacctacacaaaACACCTAAACATCAATACTCAATCacgcacaaaaaacacacaaccatacacaaaaaatataagcACAACAATgcaaaatcacacacacaaaaacacatgcaATAACAGCCATTTAAGCACAGCAATTACACAATGACCCAcgataaacacacacaaatactcaaaaaaagcaccaaaaaaccACCTATACAACACCCAGTctcacacaaaaatacacacagttACACAAACAATCACACACAACACCCAAACAGGTGTGTGTGATTTGTGTAGGGGTAATTTCCATGAGTTTATTtctgaataaaacaaagaaaccagtaaaacaaaaagagaaataaacatttgaccAGAAGTCAAGGTAAAGCTGCAGCCCCCTCAGCCCCCCCTCCTCCAGGCTTGTGCAGTGACAGGTAGATTAAGAAGCATGATAGATGCCCCTCTCTGTATCTCCCTCCATCTCCACCCCCTTCCCGCCCTTCCATCCATCATGGCGGCTGGTGTAATTGCAGCTGCATGGGGCTGGCAGAAAGGGCCTCCATCCATCTCCTTAACAACAAACAGTCACCAGGACGGATGGTGCTGCACTCCCCAGTTAATCTCCATCTATAAAGGAGGGGGGGTATGGAAGAGAAATAGAAGAGGAGGAAtagaaaaaagagggaaaaataacaaaaataatagcatatatatatataaggttAAAGGGAGGCTGGAAGGAACCTGTTCAGGACTTTTCTTCCCCAGGTGGAAACTGCAGCTGAACCTAAATGAACAAAACCTggtttggggggtggggggcagaaTGCTTAAAGAAAATGCGAAAAAAGGAAGTGAGGAGAAACAAAATCCAAATGCAGTCAGACAACACAGAAACGAGAGACGCCAAGCTCATAAAAATACACTCtgccacccccccacccctgcTTCTCCACCTTTAGCCctctcttttttcccctccttttGCCCTTTCTTCATCTTCCCTCCATCACTCCGACCCCCCCGTCACTGAAGGCTGTCTGATGTTTCGGGTGGGGGTCAGAGAAGCCACGTCTCCTTAATGGTGGAGTCAACGAAGTCAACAAGGTTCAACGATGTTCTGAAAGAAAACTGCGGCTAACATGGCAACTGTAGCAGTTCGTGGACATTTCCTGTTTCCAGACGATGGGCGGTGTTGATGGAGGATGAAGTATTGACTGTTTTAACTGCACTTCTCATCTGCAATagtttacagtattttaaaaagtacaatcCTACATGTGCAACTGATTGTaattttcaacatatttttatttatatttattc encodes:
- the LOC112149663 gene encoding thymus-specific serine protease, which produces MLCFSVCCLVSLLFLSAVDSGKTLRKIKEQLQKNKQLKFMSEEQPLQQVEESWLEQPLDHFNRLKVKTFSQKFFVNEAHWDRPDGPVFLFIGGEGPIFKFDVLAALGFITTNQTVISLLFFSCSYVLMPSLGDKLHFFQSLNLNIFADIFPGHHVEMAQQHRALLLAVEHRFYGDSINPDGLKTESLADLSSQQALADLAAFHGYICHKFNLTSRNLWVSFGGSYSGALSAWFRGKFPNLVYAAVASSAPVEAKLDFSAYNHVVGLSLKNTAVGGSEKCWAQVQQAFAAVEAELIAGNFSQLAADFSCCQIPQNLDDQIELMQNLAGVIMGAVQYNEEGVLMSISEICDLMTNISGERTEMKPYSRLIKLAQIYRSSTEEKCLDVSHEKTIQDLMDMSVHSSRRAERQWTYQTCTEFGFYQTCEDPTCPFSGLINLQAQTKLCTAVFGISQHSLPSRIAFTNSYYGGDEPHTHRVLYINGGIDPWKELSVVQGGGEVQSVFIDDTAHCADMSSRRFAKRDSLRKARQEIEKQVSDWLRTASLEKMD